The nucleotide window GATGGTGATATGCAAGTTGCCGGTATCATCGTTTTTGAAACTTAATTTGCCTTTCTTGAATTCGGCGATCGCTTTGATCGGATCCGGAGTAACCGTGTCGTTCTTCGGCGAAGGCATTAAGCCGCGGGTGCCGAGAATTTTAGCGATCACGCCCAATTTTCTCATCACTGACGGTTCGGCAATGGCCAGGTCAAAATCGGTTTTTTCGGTTTTTTTGATCTTAGCGATGAATTCGTCATTACCGATAAAATCAGCGCCGGCAGCAAGGGCTTCGGCTTCCTTGATCGGTTCGACAAAAGCGACGATGCGGACGGTTTTGCCCACGCCGTGCGGCAAGGCTACCGTGCCGCGGACCTGTTGTTCGCCCTTGGCCGTGTCGATGCCCAGATGAAAATGCACATCAACTGAAGCGTCGAATTTCTCGTGCGAATTTTCCTTGGCTAATTTAACGGCTTGATCGATCGGATAAGTTTTGCCGCGGTCGAAATTCAGGACAACTTTCTTTTTTTTCGGCGTACCGGCGCGGCGGGAAGATTTGCCCGATTTAGCTTTAGGGGCGGTTTTTTCGGCAGTCGGCTCGGTCTTTACTTCCTTTTTTTCCTCGATAGGTTTTTCAGCTTTCTCTTCTTTTTTAACTTCCGGTTTTTCCTTCTTTACTTTTTCCACTTTGGCTTCAGCCTTAGCAGACTTGTCCTCCTTAGCTTTAGCGGCGGAGGGCTTTTTTTCTTTCGGCATAATTTTTGGTTCGTGGTGTAACGGACAATTACAAATTAAAAATTAGAAATTACAAATAATTTGTAATTTGTCATTTGTAATTCAATCCTTCCACAATATTACAAATAATGAATATTTTTTTCTTTTTACTTATTACTTTTTACTTTATTTCAACCCCCATCTGCCGCGCGGTGCCGGCAATGATTCGTTTGGCGGCTTCGATATCGGTGGTATTAAGATCCGGCATTTTGATTTTGGCGATTTCCGTCAATTGCGCGTCGGTCAGCGTACCGACTTTTTCCATCAAAGGATTATGCGCGCCCGATTCGATCTTCAATGCTTTTTTGATCAAAGCCGAAGCCGGCGGTTTCTTCATTACGAAATCGTAAGTGCGGTTTTCATAGACATTGATGATCACCGGCAAAATATCGCCCTTCATCGCTTGCGAGGCGGCGTTGAACTTGGTGACGAATTCCTGGATATTCAAGCCGTGCTGGCCCAAAGCCGGACCGACCGGCGGCGCGGGAGTCGCGGCTCCGGCGGGAATCTGCAATTTTATCTGGGTGACTAATTTCTTTTTAGCTTTCGCC belongs to Patescibacteria group bacterium and includes:
- the rplK gene encoding 50S ribosomal protein L11 gives rise to the protein MAKAKKKLVTQIKLQIPAGAATPAPPVGPALGQHGLNIQEFVTKFNAASQAMKGDILPVIINVYENRTYDFVMKKPPASALIKKALKIESGAHNPLMEKVGTLTDAQLTEIAKIKMPDLNTTDIEAAKRIIAGTARQMGVEIK